A part of Bacteroidia bacterium genomic DNA contains:
- a CDS encoding DNA replication/repair protein RecF — MYISDLHLTQFRNYAEARLSFCQGINCLVGPNGSGKTNLLDAIHFLAFTRGFRSSQDKMAMQDGEEFFFNGGTLYRQGAKQEVYVNFVKGKGKKVLVNQKQVDKMSDHIGKIPLVAVLPNDTDLINGAAADRRRFLDMLISQYDPNYLRHLIAYERVISQRNALLRLFSETGRFDRDQLEIWNSQLIPHGMGIYEGRRQFLEAFMPFFETFFRDIVSEKEVPSIRYRSQIEENTHDNWLALLAQAEEKDRVMLHSGTGIHRDDLNFRIDDYSARNYGSQGQQKTFIIALKLAQYRLLERQTGVPPILLLDDIFDKLDEFRLSSIAQLLDEEIEGQIFITDTSYERLSAIFSSTTRREKVFFEVENGTTRQINTGSQE, encoded by the coding sequence TTGTATATCTCTGATTTACATCTGACCCAGTTTAGGAATTATGCTGAAGCTCGTCTGAGTTTCTGCCAGGGAATCAATTGCCTCGTAGGCCCTAATGGATCAGGGAAAACCAATCTTCTGGATGCCATTCATTTTCTGGCCTTTACTCGTGGTTTTCGCAGTTCGCAGGATAAAATGGCGATGCAGGATGGCGAAGAGTTTTTTTTTAATGGCGGCACCCTATACAGGCAGGGAGCAAAGCAGGAGGTTTACGTCAATTTTGTCAAAGGAAAAGGCAAAAAGGTGCTGGTAAACCAAAAGCAGGTTGATAAGATGAGTGATCATATAGGGAAAATTCCGCTCGTAGCGGTCTTACCCAATGATACGGACCTCATAAACGGAGCGGCTGCGGATAGGCGGAGGTTTCTGGATATGCTCATCAGCCAGTATGATCCCAATTATCTGCGGCATCTTATTGCTTACGAAAGGGTAATCTCCCAACGCAATGCACTTTTGCGGCTATTTTCTGAAACTGGAAGGTTTGACAGAGACCAGCTTGAAATCTGGAATAGCCAGTTGATTCCTCATGGAATGGGAATTTATGAGGGAAGGCGCCAGTTTCTCGAGGCTTTTATGCCTTTTTTTGAGACTTTTTTTAGAGATATCGTTTCGGAGAAAGAAGTCCCTTCCATTCGTTACCGCTCACAGATTGAAGAAAACACCCACGATAACTGGCTGGCGCTGCTCGCTCAGGCGGAAGAAAAAGACCGGGTCATGTTACACTCCGGGACAGGCATTCATCGCGATGACCTGAATTTCAGGATAGACGACTACTCCGCGCGAAATTATGGCTCGCAAGGCCAGCAAAAAACATTCATCATCGCACTGAAACTCGCGCAATACCGGTTGCTGGAGCGGCAAACGGGCGTGCCACCGATTTTGTTGCTGGATGATATTTTTGATAAACTGGATGAATTCCGCCTGAGCAGTATCGCACAGCTTTTGGACGAAGAAATCGAGGGGCAGATTTTTATCACCGATACCTCCTACGAAAGGCTTTCCGCTATTTTTTCTTCCACGACGCGCCGGGAAAAAGTTTTCTTTGAAGTAGAAAACGGAACCACCCGGCAGATCAATACTGGTAGCCAGGAGTAA
- a CDS encoding aquaporin → MKNYLTEFIGTFFLVLTIGLANGSGSILAPLAIGSVLMVMTYMGSYISGAHYNPAITLAAYIRGKIEVKEAGIYWLLQIIGAIAGGFLAGMLVQDDAFVFAMAPANSASVVEVLLTELLFTFALVLVFLNVSLSEKTRGNSYFGLAIGFAYLAGLFAGGPVSGGVFNPAVGLGPNLAVQNFTPIWIYIVAPLAGGALAGFVSKLQNPEEKVSE, encoded by the coding sequence ATGAAGAACTATCTGACGGAATTCATCGGAACATTTTTTTTGGTACTGACGATCGGACTCGCCAATGGATCAGGTTCCATACTGGCTCCATTAGCTATTGGCTCGGTCCTTATGGTCATGACCTATATGGGCAGTTATATTTCCGGCGCGCATTACAATCCGGCCATAACCCTTGCCGCGTATATTCGGGGAAAAATCGAGGTAAAAGAAGCGGGCATATACTGGCTGTTACAGATTATTGGGGCAATTGCCGGAGGTTTTCTGGCGGGTATGCTGGTGCAAGACGATGCGTTTGTATTTGCCATGGCTCCGGCTAACAGCGCTTCTGTAGTAGAAGTTTTGCTGACTGAGCTATTATTTACCTTTGCCCTGGTACTGGTTTTTTTGAATGTTTCTTTATCGGAAAAAACCCGGGGAAACTCTTATTTCGGGCTGGCGATTGGCTTCGCCTATCTTGCCGGGCTTTTTGCCGGCGGGCCGGTATCCGGGGGTGTATTCAATCCGGCTGTTGGACTTGGACCGAATCTCGCGGTTCAGAATTTTACTCCCATATGGATATATATTGTTGCCCCACTTGCGGGAGGTGCACTGGCAGGGTTTGTCAGCAAACTTCAGAATCCGGAAGAAAAGGTTTCTGAATAA
- the mscL gene encoding large-conductance mechanosensitive channel protein MscL, translating into MIKEFKAFIMRGNVLDLAVAVIIGGAFGKIVSSLVNDILMPPIGMLMGGVNFTDLYINLSGDAYESLAAAREAGAAVIAYGSFLQTIIDFILVAFAIFMVIKGYNSMQSKKEEAPAAPPAPPEPSAEEKLLAEIRDLLKKQ; encoded by the coding sequence ATGATTAAAGAATTCAAAGCTTTTATTATGCGGGGAAATGTCCTGGACCTGGCAGTCGCCGTGATTATCGGCGGTGCATTTGGCAAGATTGTTTCTTCTTTGGTGAATGATATTCTGATGCCCCCCATAGGTATGCTTATGGGAGGTGTAAACTTCACCGACCTGTATATAAATCTTTCAGGGGATGCTTATGAGAGCCTTGCGGCTGCCAGAGAAGCGGGCGCTGCGGTAATTGCCTACGGTTCATTTTTGCAGACAATCATCGATTTTATTCTGGTAGCCTTCGCGATTTTTATGGTAATCAAAGGCTATAACAGCATGCAGTCAAAAAAGGAGGAAGCGCCTGCTGCACCCCCTGCGCCACCAGAGCCTTCTGCTGAAGAAAAACTGCTTGCAGAAATCAGAGATTTGCTCAAGAAGCAGTAA
- a CDS encoding M3 family oligoendopeptidase: protein MQEFLKITDPKLERKMVSYDFSITDWKTLEQYYQQLLEEKPDSVQELEEFLLKINEVDAIVAEELAWRYIRMTCNTQKESNKQDYQFFLTEILPHVSVIKDTINRKIADNPWFESLDPVFYQTFTRSLKREITLFREENVQLEAKAASISQQHTEIMGSMTIQYEGREMTVPEAGIYLEKPDRKVRQEVWELLRQRREEERDKLLNIFSQLVELRHSIAQNAGYDSYTAYKFDQMARFDYTLADTRSFHEAVEKVVTPIYCELMEERKERMGLSELRPWDLSVDIFADTPLVPFSDSEDLIKKSIEALSRLRPELGKMIAIMHEHHYLDLDTRPGKAPGGYNYPLMETGIPFIFMNAANSHKYVITMLHESGHAIHSFLTRNIPLDVLKQTPSEVAELASMTMELLCLDNYDIFYPDPEAVAIAQKSQLYRCIDVFPWIATIDAFQQWVYDHPTSDDDARNKRFEELYLRFHGDSVNWEGYEEVRQHLWLKQSHIFDVPFYYIEYAIAQLGALAIWRNYKLNPEQGLTQYLDALKLGYSKPIPEIYKTAGIAFDFSEDYMRTCMEFCLEEYKKIQTGTVNSLEG, encoded by the coding sequence ATGCAGGAATTTCTGAAAATCACTGATCCGAAGTTGGAGAGAAAAATGGTTTCTTATGATTTTTCCATTACTGACTGGAAGACACTCGAACAATATTACCAACAGTTGCTGGAAGAAAAACCAGACTCGGTGCAGGAACTTGAAGAATTTCTCCTGAAAATCAATGAGGTGGATGCCATTGTCGCCGAAGAGCTCGCCTGGCGGTACATTCGCATGACCTGCAATACACAAAAGGAGTCCAATAAACAGGACTATCAGTTTTTCCTCACGGAAATCCTCCCACATGTATCTGTCATCAAAGATACTATCAACCGGAAAATCGCCGATAATCCCTGGTTTGAGTCACTCGATCCGGTGTTTTACCAGACATTTACCCGAAGCCTGAAGCGAGAAATCACGCTTTTCAGGGAGGAGAATGTTCAGCTCGAAGCCAAAGCTGCCAGTATTTCGCAGCAACACACCGAAATCATGGGAAGCATGACCATTCAATACGAAGGACGCGAAATGACTGTGCCTGAAGCGGGAATATATTTAGAAAAACCCGACAGGAAGGTTCGCCAGGAGGTGTGGGAACTCCTTCGCCAGCGAAGAGAAGAAGAGAGAGATAAACTTCTGAACATATTCAGTCAACTCGTAGAACTACGCCATTCCATTGCACAGAATGCAGGTTATGACTCTTATACCGCCTACAAGTTTGATCAGATGGCGAGATTTGATTATACCCTGGCAGATACCCGCTCCTTTCACGAGGCGGTAGAAAAAGTAGTTACGCCCATATACTGCGAGCTTATGGAGGAGCGGAAGGAGCGTATGGGACTTTCCGAACTTCGCCCGTGGGATCTTTCGGTAGATATTTTTGCAGATACGCCGCTTGTACCTTTTTCTGATTCGGAAGATCTCATCAAAAAATCAATAGAAGCGCTCTCCCGCCTCCGGCCTGAGTTGGGAAAGATGATTGCGATCATGCACGAACACCACTACCTTGACCTGGATACCCGGCCGGGCAAAGCGCCCGGTGGTTATAATTACCCGCTCATGGAAACCGGCATTCCCTTCATCTTTATGAATGCAGCCAATTCCCATAAGTATGTGATCACGATGCTTCATGAGAGCGGACATGCGATACACTCTTTTCTCACCCGCAACATCCCGCTCGATGTACTAAAACAAACGCCGTCTGAAGTTGCTGAGCTGGCTTCCATGACCATGGAACTCCTCTGCCTCGACAACTATGATATTTTTTACCCCGATCCGGAAGCGGTGGCTATTGCACAAAAAAGTCAGCTTTACCGCTGTATTGATGTATTCCCATGGATTGCAACGATTGATGCTTTCCAACAGTGGGTGTATGACCATCCGACAAGCGATGACGATGCCCGCAATAAGAGGTTTGAGGAGCTGTATCTACGGTTTCACGGCGACTCTGTAAACTGGGAGGGGTACGAGGAAGTACGGCAACACCTCTGGCTAAAACAAAGTCATATTTTTGATGTGCCTTTCTATTATATCGAATATGCAATCGCTCAATTGGGCGCACTGGCGATTTGGCGCAACTATAAACTTAATCCAGAACAAGGCCTGACACAATATCTCGATGCCCTGAAACTGGGATACTCGAAGCCTATTCCCGAAATTTATAAAACGGCAGGAATTGCTTTCGACTTTTCGGAAGACTATATGCGCACTTGTATGGAATTCTGTCTGGAAGAATACAAAAAAATCCAGACAGGAACCGTAAATAGTCTGGAGGGCTAA
- a CDS encoding NAD-dependent epimerase/dehydratase family protein has translation MDIPEGNILLTGATGFLGFRILERLVENRFPGKIIASGRILKPGAEISADNVHYILGDLSDPQYVESLFVQGEISYVIHCAALSSPWGKYEEFFKANVLPQQSLVGISEKHKIRRFVHISTPSLYFDFYNRLGIKESDPLPHKFVNHYAATKREAEILLEKSNLEWISLRPRALVGRGDTVIMPRVIRAYDEGKLRIIGDGKNVVDITPVSNVVDAVMLSLTAGEAACGKKYNIANGAPVQLWDVLRDVLRRLDRNLPDKKVPLSVAMAAATVMEVTARWLFANREPALTRYSVGTIGLSFSMDILLAQKNLGYNPRQSVEEAISEFVEWYKNQ, from the coding sequence ATGGATATACCCGAAGGTAATATTCTCCTCACTGGTGCCACAGGATTTCTTGGTTTTCGGATATTGGAAAGGCTGGTGGAAAATCGGTTTCCCGGTAAAATCATCGCTTCGGGCAGAATCCTCAAACCTGGCGCGGAAATTTCGGCGGACAATGTGCATTACATCCTGGGAGATCTTTCCGATCCGCAATACGTGGAGTCGCTGTTTGTGCAGGGTGAGATCAGTTATGTCATTCATTGCGCAGCGCTCTCTTCTCCCTGGGGGAAATATGAAGAATTTTTTAAGGCAAATGTACTGCCTCAGCAATCTTTGGTCGGCATTTCTGAGAAACACAAGATCAGGCGGTTTGTTCATATTTCGACTCCCAGCTTGTATTTTGACTTTTACAATCGTCTGGGAATAAAAGAGTCTGACCCTCTGCCGCACAAATTTGTCAATCACTACGCAGCTACCAAGCGGGAGGCGGAAATTCTTTTGGAAAAATCAAACCTTGAGTGGATTTCTCTGCGACCCAGAGCGCTGGTCGGGCGAGGCGATACGGTGATTATGCCAAGGGTGATTCGGGCTTATGATGAGGGGAAACTTCGCATCATAGGTGACGGGAAAAATGTGGTCGATATTACCCCGGTTTCCAATGTGGTCGATGCTGTGATGCTGTCTCTGACCGCCGGTGAAGCTGCTTGCGGTAAGAAATATAATATAGCCAACGGCGCACCGGTACAATTGTGGGATGTTTTGCGTGATGTGCTTCGAAGGCTTGATCGAAATCTGCCCGATAAAAAAGTTCCACTAAGTGTGGCAATGGCTGCCGCAACCGTCATGGAAGTTACAGCCAGATGGTTATTTGCCAATCGGGAGCCTGCATTGACAAGGTATAGCGTAGGGACAATCGGTCTTTCTTTTTCGATGGATATTCTCCTTGCTCAGAAAAATCTGGGATATAATCCCCGCCAGTCTGTGGAGGAAGCCATAAGTGAGTTTGTCGAATGGTATAAAAACCAATAA
- a CDS encoding MBL fold metallo-hydrolase — translation MTEVRFFLKTAGYCLAKENHAIRGGKRNNIQFPATYGMIHHPEKGWILFDTGYTQRFYEATDHFPGKPYKWITPTFIKPEEEAVAEVKRMGINPEDIGHILVSHFHADHVGGLRDFPRAIFYCSTAAFDQVQRLKGFAGVRRGLLPGHLPEDFTRRAVLTDTGNFQTKNDPDLGVMTDLFGDGSILLPYLPGHAAGQFGALLNTNKGKVLLAADSSWLKANYQENRLPSPIVRLFFDSWKDFKTSLEKVWKFWQNNPDVKIIPTHCEETRKEMIEIFS, via the coding sequence ATGACTGAAGTCAGATTTTTTCTGAAAACGGCCGGTTATTGTCTGGCCAAAGAAAACCACGCCATTCGCGGCGGGAAAAGAAACAATATTCAGTTTCCTGCGACTTATGGCATGATTCACCATCCGGAAAAGGGTTGGATTCTATTTGATACAGGCTATACACAGCGGTTTTATGAAGCTACAGATCATTTTCCGGGTAAGCCCTACAAATGGATAACGCCCACATTTATTAAACCCGAAGAAGAGGCAGTCGCTGAGGTAAAAAGAATGGGGATCAACCCTGAGGATATCGGCCATATCCTCGTTTCGCATTTTCACGCCGACCACGTAGGCGGGTTGCGGGACTTCCCACGCGCAATTTTTTATTGCTCAACTGCTGCATTTGATCAGGTCCAGCGCCTGAAAGGATTTGCGGGTGTGCGAAGAGGCCTGCTCCCCGGCCATTTGCCGGAGGATTTTACCCGCAGAGCAGTGCTGACCGATACAGGCAATTTTCAAACAAAAAATGACCCTGACCTCGGTGTGATGACGGACTTATTTGGTGATGGCAGCATATTGTTGCCCTATTTGCCCGGCCATGCGGCGGGACAGTTTGGCGCTTTGCTGAATACCAATAAGGGAAAAGTATTGCTGGCAGCGGACTCATCCTGGCTAAAAGCCAATTATCAGGAAAACCGCCTCCCCAGTCCAATTGTAAGATTATTTTTCGATTCCTGGAAAGATTTTAAAACCAGTCTGGAAAAAGTTTGGAAATTTTGGCAAAATAATCCTGATGTAAAAATCATTCCGACTCATTGTGAAGAAACAAGAAAAGAAATGATCGAAATCTTTTCATGA
- a CDS encoding 3-oxoacyl-[acyl-carrier-protein] synthase III C-terminal domain-containing protein produces the protein MNDYKPVSILGMGKCLPKRKVLSSEIEEKLGIPPGWSVRFSGVEERYHSDGESSAELGARALEEALDRAGVRFDELDLMICGSSTFDFPIPNQACMIKSEIKGGTECDVPAISIDSTCLGFVSAFDMAASLLDGKRYKKIGIVSVEVASKGLNPKDWETSTLFGDGAAAAVIAWAPEREGYVIKADMKTWSENIFSTQVKGGGNAYFFKDHPYDPALHSFAMEGKTLLRMASTKIPIFMDKFFSDLDIKITDVELIIPHQASKIGIELFFRMYPLRREQLFGNLRTHGNCISASIPMSLYDAIEAGKLQRGQTCLISGTSAGFSIGGLLFRY, from the coding sequence ATGAACGACTACAAGCCGGTCTCCATCCTCGGAATGGGAAAATGCCTTCCGAAAAGAAAAGTGCTCTCCTCAGAAATTGAGGAAAAACTTGGAATCCCTCCTGGATGGTCTGTCCGATTTTCCGGGGTGGAAGAGCGCTACCACAGCGACGGAGAAAGTAGCGCAGAACTGGGCGCCCGGGCGTTGGAAGAGGCCCTTGACCGGGCCGGAGTACGTTTTGATGAATTGGATCTTATGATTTGTGGTTCGTCAACTTTTGATTTTCCTATACCCAACCAGGCTTGTATGATCAAAAGTGAAATAAAGGGTGGAACAGAATGCGATGTGCCTGCAATATCCATTGACAGTACCTGTCTGGGTTTTGTCTCGGCATTTGACATGGCAGCCAGCCTGCTCGATGGCAAACGCTATAAAAAAATAGGTATCGTAAGCGTCGAAGTCGCTTCCAAAGGACTAAATCCGAAGGATTGGGAAACCTCTACCTTGTTTGGCGACGGGGCAGCGGCGGCAGTAATTGCCTGGGCACCCGAACGCGAAGGGTATGTGATAAAGGCCGACATGAAGACGTGGTCTGAAAATATATTTTCTACTCAGGTGAAGGGGGGAGGGAATGCTTATTTTTTCAAGGACCATCCCTATGATCCGGCTCTTCACTCCTTCGCTATGGAGGGAAAAACGTTGCTGCGAATGGCAAGCACCAAAATTCCTATTTTCATGGACAAGTTTTTCTCTGACCTTGACATCAAAATCACGGATGTAGAACTTATCATTCCCCATCAGGCAAGTAAAATTGGGATAGAGCTTTTTTTTAGAATGTATCCATTACGGCGCGAACAACTTTTCGGAAATCTCCGTACGCATGGCAATTGTATTTCAGCATCCATACCTATGTCTTTATATGATGCAATCGAAGCCGGCAAATTGCAACGCGGACAGACCTGTTTGATAAGTGGCACTTCAGCCGGATTTTCGATAGGGGGATTGTTATTCCGTTATTAA
- a CDS encoding cupin-like domain-containing protein: MAFDLSLKADVIDVKDLTDDYFRKNYLLPKKPLLIKGLANQQPAGGKWTIDFFRREMGNEIIEILNNEDKANGSAYLKGNHKIQLKEFLDIIEKDEYTPLRMFAIRMFRRNPKLRQDWKCPSFFRGILSGTGYFFMGGKDTKVHFHYDVDNNDGLLIHFHGEKRLVLIEPKYTEFLYRLPLCSHSFVDLDNIDYEKYPGLNYVKGYEIIQEAGDGVYIPASYWHYNKYLSGGIAVSYRKLNNNLWRNVIALGKIIFFIPTDKILTFLLKDRWKDYKIRQAEKQVNKSIEKVKHSAEVLAPVHSM, translated from the coding sequence ATGGCATTTGATTTATCGTTGAAAGCTGATGTTATTGATGTCAAAGATTTGACCGATGACTATTTCAGGAAAAACTATTTGCTACCCAAAAAACCTCTTTTAATTAAAGGCTTAGCGAATCAGCAGCCCGCCGGAGGAAAATGGACGATCGACTTTTTTCGACGGGAAATGGGTAACGAAATTATCGAGATACTCAACAATGAAGACAAGGCCAACGGCTCGGCCTACCTCAAAGGAAACCACAAGATTCAACTGAAAGAGTTTCTCGATATAATTGAAAAAGATGAATATACGCCCCTGCGTATGTTTGCGATCCGGATGTTTCGCCGTAATCCCAAACTCAGACAAGACTGGAAATGTCCTTCTTTCTTTCGGGGAATTCTGAGCGGAACAGGCTATTTTTTTATGGGAGGAAAGGATACCAAAGTTCACTTCCACTATGATGTGGACAACAATGACGGACTATTAATTCATTTCCATGGAGAAAAGCGATTGGTGCTGATTGAGCCCAAATACACAGAGTTTCTATACAGGTTGCCGCTTTGCAGTCATTCCTTTGTAGATCTCGATAATATCGACTATGAAAAGTATCCGGGGCTGAATTATGTAAAAGGATATGAGATCATTCAGGAAGCGGGAGACGGGGTCTATATTCCTGCCAGTTACTGGCATTACAATAAGTATCTGAGCGGAGGAATAGCCGTCTCATACCGTAAACTCAACAACAATCTTTGGCGGAATGTGATCGCACTCGGAAAAATTATATTTTTTATTCCGACCGACAAAATCCTCACCTTTCTGTTAAAAGACCGCTGGAAAGACTATAAAATCCGGCAGGCAGAAAAACAGGTGAATAAGAGTATTGAGAAGGTAAAACATTCTGCAGAGGTATTAGCGCCTGTGCATTCAATGTAG
- a CDS encoding T9SS type A sorting domain-containing protein, with protein MKKITIATCVFLLLFAGNQSFGQNFSWAGSMGGANTDKGYSITTDAAGNTYTTGYFTGTADFDPGAGVLNITSIGATDIFIQKTGPSGDLIWVKNIGGAALSCGAYDIASDNQNNIYVTGYFGGTVDFDPGAGTSTLTSHGSEDVFLLKLDDSGNFLWANAMGGNKSDIGLSVATDPSGDVFITGYFDGTGDFDPGAGVYNLTSAGFIDIFVQKTDASGNLLWAVSIGGTGFEEGHAMATDGLGNVFVTGYFEKTVDFDPGAGGFPLTTNGGADVYILKLDPAGSLLWATSFGSGSDDGGLSIATDLHGNVYTTGFFAGIADFDPGAGTVNLTTKGSIDIFVQKSDPSGNFLWANSTGSTSSDSGEGVTTDAEGNMYLVGYFRQTVDFDPGPDTASFTAVGSLDIFVQKLDSAGNLLWVKTLGGTSGEVAEAVAVDMMGNVYVTGHYTETVDFDPGAGTASHTSMGSNDIFILKLGEVADKITDNLWLHNFQLYPNPSTGKIRISSTENLVEAGVNVLDISGKLIQHQTFRNTAEMELNLRVPAGIYFIEITAAQGRAVLVANVIE; from the coding sequence ATGAAGAAAATCACCATTGCCACCTGCGTATTTCTACTACTATTTGCAGGGAATCAGTCGTTTGGCCAAAACTTCTCCTGGGCAGGATCGATGGGTGGCGCAAATACAGATAAAGGATACAGCATAACCACCGATGCTGCGGGCAACACCTATACCACCGGGTATTTTACCGGAACGGCAGATTTTGACCCGGGAGCAGGAGTACTAAATATTACGTCCATTGGTGCAACGGATATTTTTATTCAAAAAACAGGGCCTTCCGGGGACCTCATCTGGGTCAAAAATATAGGGGGCGCTGCTTTGAGTTGTGGCGCATATGATATTGCCAGCGATAATCAAAATAATATCTATGTTACCGGCTATTTTGGCGGGACTGTCGATTTTGATCCTGGTGCAGGTACCTCTACTCTCACTTCCCATGGAAGTGAAGATGTTTTTTTATTAAAACTCGATGACTCCGGCAACTTCCTTTGGGCAAATGCGATGGGCGGAAACAAATCAGATATTGGTCTGTCCGTCGCAACTGATCCTTCGGGGGATGTATTCATTACCGGATACTTCGACGGAACCGGCGATTTTGACCCGGGTGCTGGCGTATATAATCTGACCTCTGCCGGATTTATCGATATTTTTGTGCAAAAAACCGATGCCTCCGGGAACCTCCTTTGGGCAGTTTCAATTGGTGGAACCGGCTTTGAGGAAGGTCATGCGATGGCAACTGATGGCCTGGGGAATGTGTTTGTGACGGGTTATTTTGAAAAAACAGTTGACTTCGATCCCGGAGCGGGTGGGTTTCCGCTTACAACTAATGGCGGTGCAGATGTTTACATACTGAAACTGGATCCGGCAGGATCGTTGCTTTGGGCAACAAGTTTTGGAAGTGGTTCAGATGATGGTGGCTTATCTATCGCAACAGATCTTCATGGGAATGTCTATACTACCGGTTTTTTTGCAGGTATTGCAGATTTCGATCCGGGAGCTGGAACAGTGAATCTGACTACCAAAGGGTCTATCGATATTTTTGTGCAAAAATCAGACCCTTCCGGAAATTTTCTATGGGCAAATTCGACAGGGAGTACAAGTTCAGATTCGGGTGAAGGTGTTACCACTGACGCAGAAGGGAATATGTACCTGGTCGGTTATTTCAGGCAAACTGTTGATTTCGATCCGGGACCGGATACTGCAAGTTTTACCGCCGTTGGCTCCCTCGATATTTTTGTTCAAAAATTAGACAGTGCAGGTAATCTGCTCTGGGTGAAAACGTTAGGTGGAACCAGCGGTGAAGTCGCTGAAGCAGTTGCGGTTGATATGATGGGAAATGTATATGTTACAGGTCATTATACAGAAACTGTTGATTTTGATCCTGGCGCAGGTACTGCCTCCCACACATCCATGGGCAGCAATGATATTTTTATACTAAAACTGGGAGAAGTCGCAGATAAAATCACAGACAACCTGTGGCTCCATAACTTTCAGCTATACCCAAACCCATCAACGGGAAAAATCCGCATTTCTTCAACCGAAAACCTGGTTGAAGCTGGGGTCAATGTGCTGGATATATCAGGAAAACTGATTCAACATCAGACCTTCCGCAATACTGCTGAAATGGAACTGAATCTGAGGGTGCCGGCAGGGATTTACTTCATTGAAATAACAGCAGCTCAGGGAAGAGCCGTGCTGGTTGCAAATGTGATTGAATAA
- a CDS encoding DUF1330 domain-containing protein: protein MIYITQFIYLKEGKEDIFIQFEDFVLPLMKQYNGKMIYRLRPDEHAYVSGEEEKPYEIHFVEFDSEEDLNNYMKDERRLQYTHLKDASVQSMLLIKGARM from the coding sequence ATGATTTACATAACCCAATTCATTTATCTGAAAGAAGGTAAGGAGGATATCTTCATACAATTTGAGGATTTTGTTCTCCCTTTAATGAAACAATACAATGGAAAAATGATCTACCGGCTACGTCCGGATGAGCATGCCTATGTGTCAGGGGAAGAAGAAAAACCTTACGAAATTCATTTTGTCGAATTCGACTCCGAAGAAGACCTGAATAACTATATGAAAGATGAGCGCAGACTACAATATACTCATCTGAAAGATGCGTCTGTGCAATCCATGCTTTTGATCAAAGGGGCAAGGATGTGA